From a single Lineus longissimus chromosome 16, tnLinLong1.2, whole genome shotgun sequence genomic region:
- the LOC135500588 gene encoding uncharacterized protein LOC135500588, with product MIQAAPASRPEATSQPVKNRKSVKAKKRKASKGKASKAKGDYCAAERIDNYDPKNNTYYIKWQGYDASHNSWVKAEDVTSPLSHLFLQRKIRFRNAQEVMHLMSFDC from the exons atgatacag gctgcaccagcaagtaggcctgaggcaacttctcaacctgtgaaaaataggaagtcagtcaaagctaag aaaagaaaagccagcaagggaaaagcaagcaaggcgaagg gagactattgcgcagctgagagaatagacaactacgaccccaaaaacaacaCGTATTACATAAAGTGGCAAGGATATGATGCGTCCCACAACTCATGGGTAAAAGCGGAAGACGTAACTTCTCCtctgtctcatctcttcttacaaagaaaaattag gtttcggaacgcacaagaagtgatgcacctcatgtctttcgattgttga
- the LOC135500130 gene encoding uncharacterized protein LOC135500130: MEKSVTRLEDGKYQIGLPWVKSLENLPNNYAYAVKCLLNLEAQFKKKAREWEVYCRQMRDQVERGVARLVPATEMENDFLNEKKMWFLPHFGVMKDSKTTPVRVVYDGKARYQGHALNDYLAKGENLNTNLFEVALRFREYEVGIIADVSKMFQAVKVAPEDARFHRYVFRESPEDPIKVYELTTVIFGDKPSPTAATIALRHVATENAPDDPEIRRVVEEQFYVDDLTESQRDVEEVSKMKHKLTTALNKDQFVIRDWLSNKKEICYKQCYPPDEATTVLGTKWNLSEDTLQVKKVNDADTIATKRNLLKKTASYYDVFGILSGVLVRPKIILQKLWTFDVGWDTPILISPKSDIYRMIEAVKRDLRELDTIKVNRCLIPQRYQG; the protein is encoded by the coding sequence ATGGAGAAAAGCGTCACCAGGTTAGAAGATGGAAAATATCAGATTGGTCTACCATGGGTGAAGTCACTGGAGAATCTTCCAAACAACTATGCGTATGCCGTCAAATGCCTGTTGAACTTAGAAGCGCAATTCAAGAAAAAGGCAAGAGAGTGGGAAGTCTACTGTCGTCAGATGAGAGATCAAGTTGAACGAGGGGTCGCACGTCTAGTCCCAGCCACTGAAATGGAGAACGACTTCCTCAACGAGAAGAAGATGTGGTTCTTGCCGCACTTTGGTGTCATGAAAGATTCCAAGACAACGCCAGTTCGAGTCGTCTACGATGGGAAAGCGAGATATCAGGGTCATGCCTTAAACGATTACCTTGCAAAGGGAGAGAATCTCAACACAAACCTCTTTGAAGTTGCCCTGCGCTTCCGAGAGTATGAAGTTGGCATCATCGCCGATGTGTCCAAGATGTTCCAAGCCGTGAAAGTAGCCCCAGAGGATGCCAGATTCCATAGATATGTCTTCAGAGAGAGTCCAGAAGATCCAATCAAAGTCTACGAGTTGACAACAGTGATCTTCGGGGACAAGCCGTCACCGACGGCAGCCACCATAGCCCTACGTCATGTCGCCACAGAGAACGCCCCCGATGATCCCGAGATTCGACGTGTAGTCGAAGAGCAGTTCTATGTCGATGATTTGACAGAGTCACAGAGAGATGTCGAAGAAGTCAGTAAGATGAAACATAAGCTTACCACCGCGTTGAACAAGGACCAATTTGTTATCAGAGATTGGTTGTCTAACAAGAAGGAGATCTGCTATAAACAGTGCTATCCTCCTGATGAAGCAACGACTGTACTAGGGACCAAATGGAACCTGTCAGAAGATACGCTACAAGTGAAGAAGGTCAACGATGCTGATACCATTGCTACGAAACGCAACCTCTTGAAGAAAACAGCCTCCTACTACGATGTCTTTGGTATCCTGTCCGGAGTCCTGGTTCGACCGAAGATAATCCTGCAGAAGCTGTGGACATTCGACGTTGGTTGGGACACGCCTATCCTGATCAGCCCTAAGAGTGACATCTACCGCATGATTGAAGCCGTCAAACGTGATCTGCGAGAACTTGACACCATCAAGGTCAACCGTTGCCTTATTCCCCAGCGGTACCAGGGTTAA